A single genomic interval of Clostridium facile harbors:
- a CDS encoding DUF3794 domain-containing protein yields the protein MELNLSHENIRINESVYDGTLEQSIEQDYSLPDYYPGIFKVLKTTITPCVYNCRTSGDKLVVDGVIFVDILYLGEENNQLHSIQQKYPFSKTADIKGECNTPIICYSTSGDYINCRVINPRRVDLRGAITIQIKVYCPKEEMVLSDAEGNGIQLNRGSIHTGSSHLWGTKQFSAEEQFTLEPPAEEIISYYASAVAGECKLIANKMVTKGDIILHVIYRISDENQQLQTATKTIPISQILDLPGVDEDYSCNVCYFVTGVDLHKEEDSNMINAQFDLTLCGDAYIQKDIACVTDAFSTLYESQTDTKEIATDRLIRILDDSMVSKQQVELQNIQQVIDVWGKVRNLSAKSMEDHLDFTGELEADILAVDSENNPVFLTKEIPIEFQLSSDQLCENPIVQTKGDIVNMEYSFNGTILDLEAEIKLCGTVSCRDWIRIVTDFSIDETAPKETKNRPALTIYYADGGESLWDIARHYNTSMDAIMEENAMERPIIEERRMMLIPIVE from the coding sequence ATGGAACTGAATCTTTCTCATGAAAACATTCGTATCAACGAATCAGTATACGATGGTACTTTAGAACAATCAATCGAACAGGATTACAGTTTACCAGACTATTATCCTGGTATTTTTAAGGTACTAAAAACTACAATTACACCATGCGTATACAATTGCCGGACCTCCGGAGACAAATTAGTGGTAGATGGGGTTATTTTTGTGGATATCCTCTATTTAGGGGAAGAAAACAATCAACTACATTCCATCCAACAAAAATACCCATTTTCCAAAACAGCGGATATCAAAGGGGAATGTAATACCCCTATTATCTGCTATTCTACCAGTGGGGATTACATCAATTGCAGGGTAATCAATCCCAGAAGGGTTGACCTGAGAGGAGCAATTACCATCCAAATCAAGGTATATTGCCCAAAAGAAGAGATGGTACTATCCGATGCCGAAGGGAACGGTATCCAATTAAACCGGGGAAGCATCCATACCGGAAGCAGTCACCTATGGGGGACAAAACAATTTAGCGCAGAAGAACAATTCACACTGGAACCTCCTGCAGAAGAAATTATCTCTTACTATGCCTCCGCTGTTGCAGGGGAATGTAAATTAATCGCGAATAAAATGGTTACCAAAGGAGATATCATCTTACATGTGATTTACCGTATCTCAGATGAAAACCAACAACTGCAAACCGCAACCAAAACCATTCCGATCAGCCAAATTTTGGATCTTCCCGGCGTAGATGAAGACTATAGCTGCAATGTTTGTTACTTTGTTACGGGGGTTGACCTTCACAAAGAAGAAGACTCCAATATGATTAACGCCCAGTTCGATCTGACCCTTTGTGGGGATGCTTATATCCAAAAAGATATTGCCTGTGTCACTGACGCTTTTTCTACTTTATATGAATCACAGACAGACACCAAAGAAATTGCAACAGACCGCCTGATAAGGATACTAGATGACAGCATGGTGTCCAAACAGCAGGTAGAACTACAAAATATTCAACAAGTAATTGATGTCTGGGGAAAAGTACGTAATCTATCCGCAAAGTCAATGGAAGATCACCTGGATTTTACAGGGGAATTGGAAGCAGATATTTTGGCAGTTGATTCGGAAAACAACCCTGTCTTTCTAACAAAAGAGATTCCAATTGAATTTCAATTATCCAGCGACCAGCTCTGTGAAAACCCAATTGTACAAACAAAAGGCGATATTGTAAATATGGAGTACTCTTTTAATGGAACCATATTGGATTTAGAAGCAGAAATCAAACTATGCGGCACTGTTTCCTGCCGAGACTGGATTCGGATTGTAACTGATTTTTCAATTGATGAAACCGCGCCAAAAGAAACAAAAAACCGCCCTGCCTTGACGATTTATTATGCGGATGGCGGCGAAAGTTTATGGGACATTGCCCGGCATTATAACACCTCAATGGACGCTATTATGGAAGAAAACGCGATGGAACGCCCCATCATTGAGGAACGCCGTATGATGCTCATTCCAATTGTAGAATAA
- a CDS encoding chloride channel protein, whose protein sequence is MNMKHRVKSFSIHIFVFFKWMALAALVGTLMGGIGSAFRFCIERATELREENSWLLSFLPVAGVLIAVMYVMCGMKNDRGTNLVITSVRTTENPPLRLAPLIFIGTIFTHLCGGSAGREGAAIQLGGSVASNIGKLFHLDQNDQHMITMCGMSAAFAALFGTPLTAAIFSMEVVSVGVMYYAAIVPCVIASLIGNQIALAFGAAPVGFDITGIPSLNLISAGQVILLAALCGGVSILFCVAMHSAGKLYDKVLPNRLLQAIVGGVLVVVLTLIFQTYDYNGIGTDVILRATQGEVKPEAFLLKILFTAVTLGAGFKGGEIVPALFTGATFGGTVGPLIGLSASFSSSIGMIGLFCGVVNCPLSALLMSIELFGIQGIGLYAITAAVSYMLSGYYGLYSSQKIMYSKLKTKYINQDTK, encoded by the coding sequence ATGAATATGAAACATCGAGTAAAATCGTTCTCCATCCATATTTTTGTTTTTTTCAAATGGATGGCGTTGGCGGCTTTAGTTGGAACGTTAATGGGAGGCATTGGTTCTGCATTCCGCTTTTGTATTGAAAGGGCTACTGAACTGCGGGAAGAAAATAGCTGGTTACTTTCTTTTTTACCAGTAGCAGGAGTGCTTATTGCAGTAATGTATGTAATGTGTGGCATGAAAAACGACCGTGGAACTAACTTAGTAATTACATCGGTAAGAACGACAGAAAACCCTCCTTTGCGACTAGCACCGTTGATTTTTATTGGAACCATTTTTACGCATTTGTGTGGGGGTTCCGCAGGCAGGGAAGGAGCAGCAATCCAGTTGGGAGGTAGTGTTGCTTCTAATATTGGGAAATTATTTCACCTTGATCAAAATGACCAGCACATGATTACTATGTGTGGAATGAGTGCCGCTTTTGCTGCTTTATTTGGGACGCCATTGACTGCTGCGATTTTTTCGATGGAAGTCGTCAGTGTTGGAGTCATGTATTATGCCGCAATTGTTCCCTGTGTAATTGCTTCTTTAATTGGCAATCAAATTGCCCTTGCTTTTGGCGCTGCGCCAGTGGGGTTTGACATTACGGGGATTCCATCGTTAAACTTGATTTCTGCTGGGCAGGTAATTTTACTCGCTGCCCTCTGCGGAGGAGTTAGTATCCTATTTTGTGTTGCCATGCACAGTGCGGGGAAATTGTATGATAAAGTATTGCCAAATCGTCTGTTACAAGCAATTGTAGGCGGTGTTTTGGTAGTTGTATTGACTTTGATTTTTCAAACCTATGATTATAATGGAATTGGAACGGATGTAATTTTGAGAGCGACCCAAGGGGAGGTAAAACCAGAGGCGTTTCTATTAAAAATTTTGTTTACAGCAGTTACGTTAGGTGCTGGATTTAAGGGGGGCGAGATTGTTCCTGCATTGTTTACCGGCGCTACTTTTGGAGGAACAGTAGGACCTTTGATTGGATTATCTGCTTCCTTTAGTTCCAGTATTGGCATGATCGGGTTATTCTGTGGTGTTGTCAACTGCCCTTTATCCGCACTATTAATGAGTATTGAATTGTTTGGAATACAGGGGATTGGATTATATGCTATTACTGCTGCGGTAAGCTATATGCTCTCTGGGTATTATGGGCTGTATTCTTCTCAAAAAATTATGTACTCCAAATTAAAGACAAAATACATCAACCAGGATACAAAGTAA